In Bubalus bubalis isolate 160015118507 breed Murrah chromosome 3, NDDB_SH_1, whole genome shotgun sequence, a genomic segment contains:
- the CD72 gene encoding B-cell differentiation antigen CD72 — translation MAEAITYADLRFVKAPLKKSNSSRLGHDPETDEDGELTYENVPPGTGGPSSLASSGFRDKAGAQSEQPTAAWSPVTSPAAGRILWCHAACMRYLVLGLLLTCLLCGVAATCLGVRYLQVSRQLQQMNRVLEATNSSLRQQLSQKITQLGQREEDLQGSRRKLAQSQETLQVEQKAGQATRQQLQACQSDGEKTKEALRNKETERMNLEQRLNSMRERLQPFFKCSSPDSCCPLGWIQNERSCFYISVTKRNWMESQSHCKSLSSDLAKINDSFHPYAISQIYIRNLRKVVPQGEYWVAHRNPSWQPDRTKQSWYASPKCPMLEIKWTNLDLKTDSPCHLPLLSICEMSAFRSPDRDHSLH, via the exons ATGGCTGAGGCCATCACCTATGCAGACCTGCGGTTTGTGAAGGCTCCCCTGAAGAAGAGCAACTCCAGCCGGCTAGGACATG aCCCAGAGACTGATGAAGATGGTGAACTCACCTATGAGAATGTGCCTCCAGGCACAGGAGGACCCTCAAGCTTGGCCTCCTCTGGATTTCGGGATAAAGCAG GGGCCCAGTCGGAGCAGCCAACAGCTGCCTGGAGCCCCGTGACGTCACCAGCTGCCGGGCGGATTCTCTGGT GCCATGCAGCCTGCATGCGGTACCTGGTTCTGGGCCTGCTCCTCACCTGCCTGCTGTGCGGGGTGGCTGCCACCTGCCTGGGAGTGCGCT ATCTGCAGGTGTCTCGGCAGCTCCAGCAAATGAACAGGGTTCTGGAAGCCACCAACAGCAGCCTGAGGCAGCAGCTGAGCCAGAAGATAACCCAGctggggcagagggaagaggaTTTGCAGGGATCCAGGAGGAAGCTGGCCCAGAGTCAGGAAACACTACAGGTGGAACAGAAGGCTGGCCAGGCTACCAGACAGCAGTTGCAGGCCTGCCAGTCTGACGGAGAGAAGACGAAAGAGGCCTTGAGAAATAAGGAGACAGAGAGGATGAACTTGGAGCAGAGGCTGAACAGTATGCGGGAAAGACTACAGCCCTTCTTCAAGTGCTCCTCCCCAG ATTCCTGCTGTCCCTTGGGATGGATACAGAATGAGAGGAGTTGCTTTTACATCTCAGTTACTAAGAGAAATTGGATGGAAAGCCAAAGCCACTGTAAATCTCTGTCTTCTGATTTGGCCAAAATCAACGACAGTTTTCATCCATATGCA ATTTCTCAGATTTATATCAGAAACTTACGGAAGGTGGTGCCACAAGGTGAATACTGGGTTGCCCACAGAAATCCGTCCTGGCAGCCTGATCGTACAAAACAGAGTTG GTATGCCAGTCCAAAATGTCCCATGCTAGAAATCAAGTGGACGAATCTGGACCTGAAGACAGATTCACCCTGtcaccttcctcttctctccatctGTGAGATGTCAGCTTTCAGGTCTCCAGACAGGGACCACTCTTTGCACTGA